The proteins below come from a single Micromonospora citrea genomic window:
- the nhaA gene encoding Na+/H+ antiporter NhaA, protein MTDRAPHTDPSHTPRRLFSRTSWPEARFLADVLRTETVGGGLLLLGAVIALIWANSPWGSSYEALGDWVPWSGGKALHLDLNLAAWAADGLLAIFFFVVGLELKREFVAGELRDPRRAALPVIAAVGGMALPALIYVAVSLAAGGDGLQGWAIPTATDIAFALAVLALIGSHLPQGLRAFLLTLAVVDDLLAITVIAVFYTDDFSPLPLLAALAPIAIFGLLVQRRRTWWWALIPLAATAWALMHASGVHATVAGVLLGFTVPVLRGRDGDGHGLAEHLEHRWRPVSAGLAVPVFAFFAAGVSLRGADLGAIVTDPIVVGVVAGLVLGKAVGIFGSTFLLARFTRARLDEDITWTDLLGVALLAGIGFTVSLLIGELAFGAGSAADANVKAAVLAGSVISALLAAVVLVRRNAAYRRIAEAERVDADRDGVPDVYQRGDG, encoded by the coding sequence ATGACAGATCGCGCCCCGCACACCGACCCTTCCCACACGCCCCGCCGGCTCTTCTCACGTACCTCCTGGCCGGAGGCCCGGTTCCTGGCCGACGTGCTGCGGACCGAGACCGTCGGCGGCGGCCTCCTGCTGCTCGGCGCGGTGATCGCGCTGATCTGGGCCAACTCGCCCTGGGGGTCCTCCTACGAGGCGCTGGGCGACTGGGTGCCCTGGTCCGGCGGGAAGGCCCTGCACCTCGACCTGAACCTGGCCGCCTGGGCCGCCGACGGCCTGTTGGCCATCTTCTTCTTCGTCGTCGGCCTGGAACTGAAGCGGGAATTCGTCGCCGGCGAGCTGCGTGATCCCCGCCGCGCGGCCCTGCCGGTGATCGCCGCCGTCGGGGGAATGGCGCTGCCCGCGCTGATCTACGTCGCGGTCAGCCTGGCCGCCGGCGGGGACGGGCTGCAGGGCTGGGCCATCCCCACCGCGACGGACATCGCGTTCGCCCTGGCCGTGCTGGCCCTCATCGGCTCCCACCTGCCGCAGGGGCTACGGGCCTTCCTGCTCACCCTCGCGGTGGTCGACGACCTGCTCGCGATCACCGTCATCGCGGTGTTCTACACCGACGACTTCAGCCCGCTGCCACTGCTCGCCGCACTGGCCCCGATCGCGATCTTCGGCCTGCTGGTGCAGCGTCGCAGGACCTGGTGGTGGGCGCTGATCCCGCTCGCGGCGACCGCCTGGGCCCTGATGCACGCCTCCGGGGTGCACGCCACCGTGGCGGGCGTCCTGCTCGGCTTCACCGTGCCCGTCCTGCGGGGCCGCGACGGCGACGGGCACGGGCTCGCCGAGCACCTGGAGCACCGCTGGCGCCCCGTCTCGGCCGGCCTCGCCGTGCCGGTCTTCGCGTTCTTCGCGGCCGGGGTCTCGCTGCGGGGCGCCGATCTGGGCGCGATCGTCACGGACCCGATCGTCGTCGGCGTCGTCGCGGGCCTGGTGCTCGGCAAGGCCGTCGGGATCTTCGGCTCGACGTTCCTGCTCGCCCGGTTCACCCGGGCCCGCCTCGACGAGGACATCACCTGGACCGACCTGCTCGGCGTGGCACTGCTCGCCGGGATCGGCTTCACCGTCTCGCTGCTGATCGGCGAGCTCGCGTTCGGCGCCGGCAGCGCCGCCGACGCCAACGTCAAGGCGGCCGTGCTCGCCGGCTCGGTGATCTCGGCGCTGCTCGCCGCGGTCGTGCTCGTCCGCCGCAACGCCGCCTACCGGCGGATCGCCGAGGCGGAGCGGGTGGACGCCGACCGCGACGGCGTGCCGGACGTCTACCAACGCGGCGACGGCTGA
- the egtD gene encoding L-histidine N(alpha)-methyltransferase: MSAEPLEIHLEEQDLGRGLREDVRAGLTAEPKWLPPKWFYDARGSELFEEITRLPEYYPTRAERAVLADRAGTIAELTGAKTLIELGSGSSEKTRLLLDAFTRRGGLGTFVPLDVSVSALRQSTARIAADYPGLRVRGIVGDFTRHLDRLPAGGRRLVLFLGGTIGNLLPAERARFLAAMRAALEAGDWLLIGTDLVKDPAVVVPAYDDAAGVTAEFNRNVLRVINRELGADFDPEGFAHVALWDARREWIEMRLRALRPMRVRVLDLEVSFAEGEELRTEVSAKFRPEGIAAELAAARFAAHEFWTDPDGLFGVTLARAE; encoded by the coding sequence ATGAGCGCGGAGCCGCTGGAGATCCACCTCGAGGAGCAGGACCTGGGCCGCGGCCTGCGGGAGGACGTCCGCGCCGGCCTGACCGCCGAGCCGAAGTGGCTGCCTCCCAAGTGGTTCTACGACGCCCGGGGCAGCGAGTTGTTCGAGGAGATCACCCGGCTGCCGGAGTACTACCCGACCCGGGCCGAACGCGCGGTGTTGGCCGACCGGGCGGGCACGATCGCCGAGCTGACCGGGGCGAAGACCCTCATCGAGCTCGGCTCGGGTTCGTCGGAGAAGACCCGGCTGCTGCTTGACGCGTTCACCCGCCGCGGCGGCCTCGGCACGTTCGTGCCGCTGGACGTCTCGGTCAGCGCCCTGCGCCAGTCCACCGCCCGGATCGCCGCCGACTATCCCGGGCTGCGGGTACGCGGCATCGTCGGGGACTTCACCCGCCACCTGGACCGGCTGCCGGCGGGCGGGCGGCGGCTGGTGCTCTTCCTCGGCGGCACCATCGGCAACCTCCTGCCCGCCGAGCGGGCGCGGTTCCTGGCCGCGATGCGGGCCGCCCTCGAGGCGGGGGACTGGCTGCTGATCGGCACCGACCTGGTCAAGGACCCGGCGGTGGTGGTGCCGGCCTACGACGACGCGGCCGGGGTCACCGCCGAGTTCAACCGCAACGTGCTGCGGGTGATCAACCGGGAGCTGGGCGCCGACTTCGACCCGGAGGGGTTCGCCCACGTCGCCCTGTGGGACGCGCGGCGGGAGTGGATCGAGATGCGGCTGCGGGCGCTGCGACCGATGCGCGTGCGGGTGCTCGACCTGGAGGTCTCCTTCGCCGAGGGCGAGGAGTTGCGCACGGAGGTGTCGGCGAAGTTCCGGCCGGAGGGCATCGCCGCCGAGCTGGCGGCGGCCCGCTTCGCCGCCCACGAGTTCTGGACGGATCCCGACGGACTGTTCGGCGTCACCCTGGCCCGCGCCGAGTGA
- a CDS encoding DUF4012 domain-containing protein, with translation MVGSLLLLTGGWVGFRGWQARAHLLNAAGLARELSAQVVGGDTARAQRTLAALQEQAGKARAATDDPGWWLGRHTPYAGDNLAAVRQISVAVDDLARQAFPLLLRTDLTSLVPEGGRLDVARLKALSAELSTVNSAVQGTRDNLAVVPTDGLVSQVRQALADLRGEIDRLAGLTAAADQASRLLPPLLGANGPRTYLVVSQNPAELRATGGMIGAYALIHADGGRVRMGRQGTSSALGQFEPPLKVPAEVRRLWADLPGIYPADVNLTPHFPTAAALYREMFRRREKTEVDGVLAVDPVVLSYLLKATGPVMVPGGVPLAAEKVVQTVLSDSYQRMENDEQDAFFAASAAAVFDALVTKKIDPKGLLSAFDRAVTERRILFWSARPEEQRTLGDSRMAGALPETDTVPTVGVFLNDGSGAKLGYYLRPTATLTVGDCRADGRRELRLRVTLRSSAPKSGLSKSVLGLGLAGDPYTVRTLVSVHSPAGGAVLTTRLDGVETAVGSGTERRRQVTTTNVEVGPGNSRTLEVTVLTAKTGVGTAELWLTPTATPWTTQVVSAPSCDQ, from the coding sequence GTGGTGGGCTCCCTGCTCCTGTTGACCGGTGGTTGGGTGGGCTTCCGGGGCTGGCAGGCCCGTGCCCATCTGCTCAACGCCGCCGGGCTGGCCCGTGAACTCAGCGCCCAGGTGGTCGGCGGCGACACGGCCCGGGCGCAGCGCACCCTCGCCGCGCTCCAGGAGCAGGCGGGCAAGGCCAGGGCGGCGACCGACGACCCCGGCTGGTGGCTCGGGCGGCACACCCCGTACGCCGGGGACAACCTCGCCGCCGTACGGCAGATCTCGGTCGCGGTCGACGACCTGGCCCGGCAGGCCTTCCCGCTGCTGCTGCGCACCGACCTGACCAGCCTGGTACCCGAGGGCGGGCGGCTCGACGTGGCCCGGCTGAAGGCACTGTCGGCGGAACTGTCGACCGTCAACTCGGCGGTTCAGGGCACCCGGGACAACCTCGCGGTGGTGCCCACCGACGGCCTGGTGAGCCAGGTCCGGCAGGCCCTCGCCGACCTGCGGGGCGAGATCGACCGGCTGGCGGGACTCACCGCCGCGGCGGACCAGGCCAGCCGGCTGCTGCCGCCCCTGCTCGGCGCCAACGGTCCCCGTACCTATCTCGTCGTGTCCCAGAACCCGGCCGAGCTGCGCGCCACCGGCGGCATGATCGGCGCGTACGCCCTGATCCACGCCGACGGCGGCCGGGTGCGGATGGGGCGGCAGGGCACGAGCAGTGCGCTCGGCCAGTTCGAGCCGCCGTTGAAGGTGCCCGCGGAGGTGCGCCGCCTCTGGGCCGACCTGCCCGGGATCTATCCGGCGGACGTCAACCTCACCCCGCACTTCCCGACCGCCGCCGCGCTCTACCGAGAGATGTTCCGGCGTCGGGAGAAGACCGAGGTGGACGGCGTGCTCGCCGTCGACCCGGTGGTGCTGTCCTACCTGTTGAAGGCCACCGGCCCGGTGATGGTGCCCGGTGGCGTCCCGCTCGCCGCGGAGAAGGTCGTCCAGACCGTGCTCAGCGACAGCTACCAGCGGATGGAGAACGACGAGCAGGACGCCTTCTTCGCCGCCTCCGCCGCCGCCGTGTTCGACGCGCTGGTCACGAAGAAGATAGACCCGAAGGGTTTATTGTCCGCATTTGACCGTGCTGTCACTGAACGCCGGATATTGTTCTGGAGTGCCCGACCGGAGGAGCAACGGACGCTCGGCGACAGCCGGATGGCCGGGGCGCTCCCGGAGACGGACACCGTGCCGACCGTCGGCGTGTTCCTCAACGACGGCAGCGGCGCGAAGCTCGGCTACTACCTCCGGCCGACGGCGACCCTCACGGTCGGCGACTGCCGGGCCGACGGACGCCGGGAGCTTCGGCTCCGGGTCACCCTCCGCTCGTCGGCGCCGAAGTCGGGTCTCAGCAAGTCGGTCCTCGGCCTCGGCCTGGCCGGCGACCCGTACACCGTCCGCACGCTGGTGTCGGTGCACAGCCCAGCCGGCGGGGCCGTGCTCACCACCCGCCTCGACGGCGTCGAGACGGCGGTGGGCAGCGGCACCGAACGGCGCCGGCAGGTGACCACGACGAACGTCGAGGTCGGCCCGGGAAACTCCCGCACCTTGGAGGTCACCGTGCTCACCGCGAAGACCGGCGTCGGGACGGCCGAGCTGTGGCTGACCCCCACCGCCACCCCATGGACCACCCAAGTTGTTTCCGCACCAAGCTGTGATCAGTAG
- a CDS encoding polysaccharide biosynthesis tyrosine autokinase, protein MDLYRQLRLVRQHWWIVLLTVMVALGITALVTVRAQPRYVASVTFFVTTPSQGVTDAYQGGLFLQQRVKSYAELLTSDRLAQSVVAENPIGLTAEEVQRRVSTSTETGTVLLRASVTDTDQNRALKVTELLSAKFVELVQKVETTQDGKAGPIKIEVVSGPRVSPTPVSPQPVRNFAVGTLLGLLAGVSLAILRGLADVRLRDAAGLQRTTGSPLLGEIPFESTAKSEPLIVGDAANSARAEAVRKLRTNLRFVDVHEPARVIAVTSALQGEGKTTLSCNLAIALAEAGWRVLLVDADLRRPKVADYLGLDAGIGLTDVLVGDVQVGDVVQRWGDKSLLVLPSGSAPPNPSELLGSKAMADLLLALRESADIVIIDTAPLLAVTDGVVVAVQADGALLVSQQGRTSRTQVAAAARSLNSVSVRLLGCVLNMAKVAKAEAYQYEAYRVVTATGTPDVPADRAPSARHAERIDGPGDRTQELTRLSR, encoded by the coding sequence ATGGACCTGTACCGCCAATTGCGCCTGGTGCGTCAGCACTGGTGGATCGTGCTCCTCACCGTCATGGTCGCCCTCGGAATCACCGCCCTCGTCACCGTGCGGGCCCAGCCCCGGTACGTCGCCTCGGTGACCTTCTTCGTCACCACGCCCAGCCAGGGCGTCACGGACGCCTACCAGGGCGGCCTCTTCCTCCAGCAGCGCGTCAAGTCGTACGCCGAGCTGCTGACCAGCGACCGGCTCGCGCAGAGCGTGGTGGCCGAGAACCCGATCGGCCTCACCGCCGAGGAGGTCCAGCGCCGGGTCAGCACCTCCACCGAGACGGGGACCGTCCTGCTGCGCGCCTCGGTGACCGACACCGACCAGAACCGCGCGCTGAAGGTCACCGAGCTGCTCTCCGCGAAGTTCGTGGAGCTGGTGCAGAAGGTGGAGACGACCCAGGACGGCAAGGCCGGCCCGATCAAGATCGAGGTGGTCAGCGGGCCGCGGGTCAGCCCCACCCCGGTGTCGCCGCAGCCCGTGCGCAACTTCGCCGTCGGCACGCTGCTGGGGCTGCTCGCCGGCGTGAGCCTGGCGATCCTGCGGGGCCTGGCCGACGTCCGGCTGCGCGACGCCGCCGGTCTCCAGCGCACCACCGGCAGCCCGCTGCTCGGCGAGATCCCGTTCGAGAGCACCGCCAAGTCCGAGCCGCTCATCGTCGGCGACGCGGCGAACTCGGCGCGGGCCGAGGCGGTGCGCAAGCTGCGGACGAACCTGCGCTTCGTCGACGTCCACGAGCCGGCCCGGGTCATCGCGGTCACCAGCGCCCTGCAGGGCGAGGGCAAGACGACGCTCTCCTGCAACCTGGCCATCGCCCTGGCGGAGGCCGGCTGGCGGGTGTTGCTGGTCGACGCCGACCTGCGTCGCCCGAAGGTCGCCGACTACCTGGGGCTCGACGCCGGCATCGGCCTCACCGACGTGCTGGTGGGCGACGTCCAGGTCGGCGACGTGGTGCAGCGCTGGGGCGACAAGTCCCTGCTGGTGCTGCCCAGCGGCTCGGCGCCGCCCAACCCCAGCGAGCTGCTCGGCTCCAAGGCGATGGCGGACCTGCTGCTCGCCCTGCGGGAGTCGGCCGACATCGTCATCATCGACACCGCCCCGCTGCTCGCCGTGACCGACGGCGTGGTGGTGGCCGTCCAGGCCGACGGCGCGCTCCTGGTCTCCCAGCAGGGACGCACCTCGCGCACCCAGGTGGCGGCCGCCGCGCGTTCGCTGAACTCGGTCTCCGTCCGGCTGCTCGGCTGCGTGCTCAACATGGCCAAGGTGGCCAAGGCCGAGGCCTACCAGTACGAGGCCTACCGGGTGGTGACCGCGACCGGGACCCCGGACGTGCCGGCCGACCGGGCCCCGAGCGCCCGGCACGCGGAGCGGATCGACGGCCCCGGCGACCGGACGCAGGAACTCACCCGGCTGTCCCGATGA
- a CDS encoding low molecular weight phosphatase family protein: MVDRVLFVCHANLCRSPMAEYLARRLLVGQPVLVSSAGTDAVDGLAMHPYAAEVATEAGGDPTDFRSRRLRAELLVGATLVLAATRRQRSVCTALAPAALHRTFTLRQFGRLAEAAGAATDPADDDAVTYPADGPLRAAVRAAARARGRLQPATPDADDLVDPLGGTAADFRRCAEEIERSLRPLAALIGTAG; encoded by the coding sequence ATGGTCGACCGGGTGCTGTTCGTCTGCCACGCCAACCTGTGCCGGTCACCGATGGCCGAGTACCTCGCCCGCCGCCTGCTGGTCGGGCAGCCGGTGCTGGTCTCCAGCGCGGGCACCGACGCCGTGGACGGCCTGGCGATGCACCCGTACGCGGCGGAGGTGGCGACGGAGGCCGGCGGCGACCCCACCGACTTCCGCAGTCGCCGGCTGCGCGCCGAGCTCCTGGTCGGGGCGACGTTGGTGCTGGCGGCGACCCGGCGGCAGCGATCGGTCTGCACCGCGCTGGCACCGGCGGCGCTGCACCGGACGTTCACCCTGCGCCAGTTCGGTCGGCTGGCCGAGGCGGCCGGCGCGGCGACGGATCCGGCCGACGACGACGCCGTGACGTACCCGGCCGACGGGCCCCTGCGGGCCGCGGTCCGGGCCGCCGCCCGCGCCCGGGGGCGGTTGCAACCCGCCACCCCCGACGCGGACGACCTGGTGGACCCGCTGGGCGGCACCGCCGCCGACTTCCGCCGCTGCGCCGAGGAGATCGAACGGTCGCTGCGACCCCTCGCCGCGCTCATCGGGACAGCCGGGTGA
- a CDS encoding TMEM165/GDT1 family protein, with protein MEGFLVALAVSFGVIFVAELGDKSQLMALTFATRFKPVPVLIGITVATAVVHLASVAIGYGLGAALPTEWISLVAGLAFLGFGAWTLRGDTLTEEEKRKAEKTSKSAIVAVSVAFFLAELGDKTMLATITLATQYGWFGTWLGSTIGMVAADALAILVGRMLGRKLPEKTIKYGAAVLFAICGLWLILEAVAQLT; from the coding sequence ATGGAAGGTTTCCTCGTCGCGCTGGCCGTCAGCTTCGGCGTCATCTTCGTCGCCGAACTGGGTGACAAGTCCCAGCTGATGGCCCTGACCTTCGCCACCCGCTTCAAGCCCGTGCCGGTCCTGATCGGCATCACCGTCGCCACCGCCGTGGTGCACCTGGCCTCGGTGGCGATCGGCTACGGCCTCGGTGCCGCGCTGCCGACGGAGTGGATCTCACTGGTCGCGGGCCTGGCGTTCCTCGGCTTCGGCGCGTGGACCCTGCGCGGCGACACCCTCACCGAGGAGGAGAAGCGCAAGGCCGAGAAGACCAGCAAGTCCGCCATCGTGGCGGTGTCGGTGGCGTTCTTCCTGGCCGAGCTGGGCGACAAGACGATGCTCGCCACCATCACCCTCGCCACCCAGTACGGCTGGTTCGGCACCTGGCTCGGCTCGACCATCGGCATGGTGGCGGCCGACGCGCTGGCGATCCTGGTCGGGCGGATGCTCGGCCGGAAGCTGCCGGAGAAGACCATCAAGTACGGCGCCGCGGTGCTCTTCGCCATCTGCGGGCTCTGGCTGATCCTGGAGGCCGTCGCGCAGCTCACCTGA
- a CDS encoding DUF1622 domain-containing protein, which yields MGVEEVLRHGYQALVTSVEVAGAVVIFVGAAWAALRFVVEGLRHRSAAVFTPIRLSLGRFLTLGLEFQLAADILRTAVSPTFTQIGQLAAIATIRTALNYFLAREIRQEQRQVGQAGRDG from the coding sequence GTGGGCGTCGAGGAGGTGCTGCGGCACGGCTACCAGGCCCTGGTCACCTCCGTGGAGGTCGCCGGTGCGGTGGTCATCTTCGTCGGTGCGGCCTGGGCGGCGCTGCGGTTCGTGGTCGAAGGGCTGCGGCACCGCAGCGCCGCCGTGTTCACGCCGATCCGGCTCTCCCTCGGGCGGTTCCTCACCCTCGGGCTGGAGTTCCAGCTGGCGGCGGACATCCTGCGTACGGCCGTTTCGCCGACCTTCACCCAGATCGGCCAGTTGGCGGCGATCGCCACCATCCGGACCGCGCTGAACTACTTCCTGGCCCGGGAGATCCGCCAGGAGCAGCGGCAGGTGGGGCAGGCGGGGCGCGACGGGTGA
- a CDS encoding alpha/beta hydrolase family protein yields MPSSPVRAARRLLAAGVALAVAVGLAGAAPASAATDRHSDGTQPLPGYTIDNPPLAPLVVGGAPSTVRQGVHRHAGFVIEVPAKWNGDLVMWAHGYRGQEKVLSPEPPGFGLRQRLLEQGYAWASSSYDRNGFDIRSGVRGTKDLADHFARVVKRPHRTYAAGVSMGGYVIARSLEQYPGFYDGALPMCGVLGDHQLLDFFLDYNLVAQALAGVSAYPTPPDYLSNAVPRIQVALGLAGLTPTGPDTTNARGRQLRDITIERSGGPRPGAAASFAVWKDFLFAISTTDGGDSPAERPGQLATNLFTRYGPNSPVDVNAAVQRVAPENPLQRILPTLTEVPRIAGRPTAPVVSLHNLGDLFVPFSMEQAYARDVAKHGRSRLVVHRAIRAAQHCEFTPAEAGAAWDDLTAWVRTGARPAGDPVTDRAAVAAPDYGCRFSDRAAYAAGVGTRRLYPAC; encoded by the coding sequence ATGCCGTCCTCACCCGTGCGCGCCGCCCGCCGCCTGCTGGCCGCCGGCGTCGCCCTGGCCGTCGCGGTCGGGCTCGCTGGCGCCGCGCCGGCCTCGGCCGCCACCGACCGCCATTCCGACGGTACGCAGCCGCTGCCCGGCTACACCATCGACAACCCGCCGCTGGCGCCGCTGGTGGTGGGTGGCGCGCCGAGCACCGTCCGGCAGGGCGTGCACCGGCACGCCGGCTTCGTCATCGAGGTGCCGGCGAAGTGGAACGGCGACCTGGTGATGTGGGCGCACGGCTACCGCGGCCAGGAGAAGGTGCTGTCGCCCGAGCCGCCCGGCTTCGGGCTGCGGCAGCGCCTCCTGGAGCAGGGGTACGCGTGGGCGTCCTCGTCGTACGACCGCAACGGCTTCGACATCCGCTCCGGCGTACGCGGCACCAAGGACCTGGCCGACCATTTCGCCCGGGTGGTGAAGCGTCCCCACCGCACGTACGCGGCCGGGGTGTCGATGGGTGGCTACGTCATCGCCCGTTCCCTGGAGCAGTATCCCGGCTTCTACGACGGGGCGCTGCCGATGTGTGGCGTGCTCGGCGACCACCAGCTGCTGGACTTCTTCCTGGACTACAACCTGGTCGCCCAGGCTCTCGCCGGCGTGTCGGCGTACCCGACCCCGCCGGACTACCTGAGCAACGCCGTCCCCCGCATCCAGGTGGCCCTCGGGCTGGCGGGGCTCACCCCGACCGGCCCGGACACGACCAACGCCCGTGGCAGGCAGTTGCGGGACATCACCATCGAGCGGTCCGGCGGCCCGCGTCCCGGCGCGGCGGCGTCCTTCGCGGTGTGGAAGGACTTCCTCTTCGCGATCAGCACCACCGACGGGGGCGACTCCCCCGCCGAGCGTCCCGGCCAGCTCGCCACCAACCTGTTCACCCGGTACGGCCCGAACAGCCCGGTCGACGTCAACGCCGCCGTGCAGCGGGTCGCCCCGGAGAACCCGCTCCAGCGGATCCTGCCGACCCTGACCGAGGTGCCCCGCATCGCCGGACGGCCCACCGCCCCGGTGGTCAGCCTGCACAACCTCGGCGACCTGTTCGTGCCCTTCTCGATGGAACAGGCGTACGCCCGGGACGTGGCGAAGCACGGCCGCAGCCGGCTCGTCGTCCACCGGGCCATCCGGGCCGCGCAGCACTGCGAGTTCACCCCGGCCGAGGCCGGCGCCGCCTGGGACGACCTGACCGCCTGGGTACGCACCGGCGCCCGTCCCGCCGGCGACCCGGTGACCGATCGGGCAGCGGTGGCCGCGCCGGACTACGGCTGCCGGTTCAGCGACCGGGCCGCGTACGCCGCCGGCGTCGGCACCCGCCGCCTCTACCCCGCCTGCTGA
- a CDS encoding glycosyltransferase family 4 protein: protein MRIGILSYHFPPEPAFIPGSLAEELAVRGHEVRVLTGFPDYPGGHVYPGWRQRWRHETRSERLTVRRVPRYSGGDGSLRTRMAGYLSFAGSAALTGRSFLAGVDALYVHLPPATAFAAAGLLRLLGRVPTVVHVQDVWAAAEPTEAEHGRWAGRIGAAMTRIYRAADRIAVCAPSLRDRVVAAGADPARVRVVLNWTDERIFQPARPSRAARRLVRRDDRCVVMHAGTIGARQGLETAVRAAAALDRTMDLVLVGSGADERRVRGLAAELRADNVRFVERRSPLDMPELYAAADYQLVMLRDLPELRSTLPVKLQAAFSCAAPVVASAGGDTAELVERARAGLSCPPEDWASLADRFWLAATIPPPARADMGRRGREAYLREMSMPAGVDRIERLLYDAAAGHATGR, encoded by the coding sequence ATGAGGATCGGGATCCTGTCGTACCACTTCCCGCCCGAGCCGGCCTTCATCCCGGGCAGTCTGGCCGAGGAACTCGCCGTGCGCGGGCACGAGGTGAGGGTGCTGACCGGCTTCCCCGACTACCCCGGCGGGCACGTCTACCCCGGGTGGCGGCAGCGGTGGCGGCACGAGACCCGCAGCGAGCGGCTCACCGTCCGGCGGGTCCCGCGCTACAGCGGCGGCGACGGATCGCTGCGCACCCGGATGGCCGGCTACCTCTCCTTCGCGGGGAGCGCCGCGCTGACCGGGCGGTCGTTCCTCGCCGGCGTCGACGCGCTCTACGTCCACCTGCCCCCGGCGACCGCGTTCGCCGCGGCGGGCCTGCTGCGCCTGCTGGGCCGGGTGCCGACCGTCGTACACGTGCAGGACGTCTGGGCGGCGGCCGAGCCGACCGAGGCGGAGCACGGGCGGTGGGCGGGGCGCATCGGCGCGGCGATGACCCGGATCTACCGGGCCGCCGACCGGATCGCGGTCTGCGCGCCGTCGCTGCGGGACCGGGTCGTGGCCGCCGGCGCCGACCCGGCCCGGGTGCGGGTGGTGCTCAACTGGACCGACGAGCGGATCTTCCAACCCGCGCGGCCCAGCCGGGCGGCGCGCCGGCTGGTGCGCCGGGACGACCGTTGCGTGGTGATGCACGCCGGGACCATCGGCGCCCGGCAGGGCCTGGAGACGGCGGTACGGGCGGCGGCGGCACTGGACCGCACCATGGACCTCGTCCTGGTGGGTTCGGGCGCGGACGAGCGGCGGGTGCGGGGGCTCGCCGCCGAACTGCGCGCCGACAACGTGCGCTTCGTCGAGCGCCGGTCTCCGCTGGACATGCCCGAGCTGTACGCCGCGGCCGACTACCAGCTCGTCATGCTGCGTGACCTGCCCGAGCTGCGCAGCACCCTGCCGGTGAAGCTCCAGGCGGCGTTCTCCTGCGCCGCGCCCGTGGTGGCCTCGGCCGGCGGGGACACCGCCGAACTGGTGGAGCGGGCCCGGGCCGGCCTCTCCTGTCCGCCCGAGGACTGGGCGAGCCTGGCCGACCGGTTCTGGCTGGCCGCCACCATCCCGCCGCCCGCCCGGGCGGACATGGGCCGGCGGGGCCGGGAGGCGTACCTGCGGGAGATGTCGATGCCGGCGGGCGTGGACCGGATCGAACGGCTGCTGTACGACGCGGCGGCCGGCCATGCCACCGGCCGTTGA
- the egtC gene encoding ergothioneine biosynthesis protein EgtC, which yields MCRHLAYLGPPVTLRELLFDPPYSLVRQSWAPRDMRGGGTINADGFGVGWYPGDGEPVRYRRAQPIWSDPTIAQLAAVTSAGAVLAAVRSATVGMAVLDGGAAPFAEGRWLFSHNGVVRGWPDSVVPLAGTLPVRDLLTLDASTDAALLWALVRHRLRAGVKPARAMAETVTAVAAAAPGSRLNLLLTDGHTVVASVAGHALSIRTTPASVLLASEPHDDDPGWQAVPDGQLVEATATGVRVRPLAEF from the coding sequence ATGTGCCGCCACCTGGCCTACCTGGGGCCGCCGGTCACCCTGCGGGAGCTGCTGTTCGATCCGCCGTACTCCCTCGTGCGGCAGTCCTGGGCGCCGCGTGACATGCGCGGCGGCGGGACGATCAACGCCGACGGCTTCGGCGTCGGCTGGTATCCGGGCGACGGCGAGCCGGTGCGCTACCGACGGGCCCAGCCGATCTGGAGCGACCCGACCATCGCGCAGCTCGCGGCGGTCACCTCGGCCGGCGCGGTGCTGGCCGCCGTCCGTTCCGCCACGGTCGGCATGGCGGTGCTCGACGGGGGCGCCGCCCCGTTCGCCGAGGGGCGCTGGCTGTTCAGTCACAACGGGGTGGTGCGGGGCTGGCCCGACTCGGTGGTCCCGCTGGCCGGCACCCTGCCGGTGCGCGACCTGCTCACCCTCGACGCGTCGACCGACGCGGCCCTGCTGTGGGCGCTGGTGCGGCACCGGCTGCGGGCCGGGGTGAAGCCCGCCCGGGCGATGGCCGAGACCGTCACGGCGGTGGCCGCGGCGGCCCCCGGATCCCGGCTCAACCTGCTGCTCACCGACGGGCACACCGTGGTGGCCAGCGTGGCCGGGCACGCGCTGTCGATCCGGACGACCCCGGCCTCGGTGCTGTTGGCGTCCGAACCGCACGACGACGACCCCGGCTGGCAGGCGGTGCCGGACGGGCAACTGGTGGAGGCGACGGCGACGGGGGTGCGCGTACGCCCTCTCGCCGAGTTCTGA